The stretch of DNA ACCGGCGAAGGCGACGTGGGCGACGCGCTGGTCACCGATCCGCGCGTCGACATGATCAGCTTCACCGGCTCGGAGGCGACGGGCAGCCGGGTGATGGCCAGCGCCAGTGGCACCTTGAAGCGCGTCGTGCTCGAGCTCGGCGGCAAGTCGGCGATGATCGTGCGCGAGGACGCCGACGTCGAGGCGGCCGCTGCCGCGGCGTTCGGCAGCTTCACGCTGCATGCCGGGCAGGGATGCGTGCTCCTCACCCGCCATCTGGTCCACCGTGCGGTCGCCGACCAGTTCCTGGCCGAGCTCGACCGGCGCGTGCGCGCGACGGTCGTCGGCGACCCCGAGGACCCGAGCACCACCATGGGTCCCCTGATCTCGGCCGCACAGCGCGAGAAGGTGCTCGGCTACATCGACGCGGGGGTCGGCGACGGAGGCACCGTCGCCGCTCGCGGTTCCGATGTGGTCTCGGACGGCTTCTTCGTCCCGCCGGTCGTGCTCAGCGACGTGCCGGCCACGTCGCGAAGCGTGCAGGAGGAGATCTTCGGGCCGGTCGCGGTCGTTCTTCGTTTCGACGACGACCACCAGGCCGTCCGACTCGCCAACGACAGTCGCTACGGCCTGTCCAGCGCCATCTTCAGCGGCAACGGCGGCGCGGCCTGGCGGATGGCGCAGCGGCTGCGCACCGGTGGCGTCCGGATCAACGGCGGCGGGACGGCGCTCGACCTCGACGCGCCGACGACCGGCTGGAAGACCTCCGGACTCGGCACCGAGCACGGGATCCCCGGATTGATGGAGTACACGCTCTCGAAGACTGTCGCCTTCAGGGCCGGACGATGATGAGGACCGGACGATGATGAGGAGTGGTGTCAGGTGAACACCGTGACCACCGGGCACGCCGGAGCCGGCGAGCTCACCCCGCAGGTGCTGCGCACCGCGTTCGCTGCCTTCCCGAGCGGCGTCACCGCCGTGGCCGCGATGGTGGACGGCCGGCCGATGGGGATGGCGGCGAGCTCGTTCACGTCGGTGTCCCTGGAGCCGGCGCTCGTGTCCGTCTGCGTCGCCCATACCTCCTCGACCTGGAAGCTCCTGGCAGCGGCTCCGCGGATCGGCGTCAGCGTGCTCGCCGAGCACCACGGTGAGACCGCGCGGAGCCTCGCCGCGCGCGGCGAGGAGAAGTTCGCGAACGTCGAGTGGTCCGCTGACGAGGCCGGAGCGATCTTCATCCACGACTCTGCGCTCTGGCTGCGCTGCTCGATCCACGACGCCATCGCCGTCGGCGACCACGACATCGTCGTCCTCGAGGTGGAGTCGCTCGACCGCTTCGAGGGCGTGGCGCCGATGGTCTTCCACGGCAGCGGCTTCCACGGCATGAGCCGCGGGACCAAGCGCGTTCCGCTGCGCAACGGCTGGGGCTGGGAGTTCGATCCCTTCTCCTGATCGACGCAAGCACCACGGCCCGACTCCTGCGGAGTCGGGCCGTGGTGCTTGCGGTGGTCGCTCTCGCTGCCGGGGTCGGTGCCGATGCCCGCAGCGGGGTCCGCTCAGGAGTGGTCGACACCCGATCCGGACGTCGCGCCGGCGAGCCGCTCGGGCCAGAGCGCTGCGGTGATCACCGCACGCTGCGCCTCGGTGTCGACCACCTTGACGCGCGGCCGGCCCGACTCCCGGCCGGCCTTCTTCTCGTGTGCGTCGAGCGCCGTCCAGCCGGCGACGGTGATGGTGTCGGGGAGCAGCTCGGCGATGTCGCCAGGCTGCGACGGCGCCGGCAGCTCGCCCGCGAGGAAGTCGTCGAGGAGGGCGTCGGTCGTCTCCGTCGCGCAGTGCCGGTTGGTGCCGATCGTGCCCTGGGGGCCACGCTTGGCCCAGCCGGTGACGTAGAGGCCTCCGCGAACGGCGCCCGTCTCGGGGTCCAGGACGCGACCGGCGGTGTTCGGGACCAGCCCCCTGGCCTCGTCGAAGGGCAGCGAGCCCAGGCGCACCGACCGGGAGCCGATCGCGCTGATCACCAGACCGCACGTCAGCTCCGCGACATCGCCCGGTGCCGTCGACGCCCTGGCGACTCCCGAGGTCGGGTCGATCTCGGTGCGTGCCCACCGCAGGCCCGCGACCCGGTCGGTGCCGGTGACGGCGATCGGCGTCCGGCAGAAGTCGAGGACCACCACGAGGCCGGCATCGGCGGGGGCCTCGGTCGGCAGCGCCTCCACCAGCGAGCGCTTGTAGGAGTCGATCGCCGTGGCTTGCGCCGTGAGCGGCCCGAGCTCCTCGGAACGGACCAACCGCGCACCGAGGGCCGCACGCAGACCGATCAGCTCCGCGACGGTGAAGGCGGCCATGTCGGCTCCGCGCCGCCCCATCACCCGGATCTCGCGCAGCGCCGTCGCGCTCAGCACGTCGACCGCGTGATCGGCCATGTCGGTGCGACCGCGCGCCCCGGCGTCGAGGGCCAGCAGCCGGGCGATGTCGAGAGCGACGTTGCCGTTGCCGATGACGACGGCACGCTCGGCATCGATGGCGGGCACGGCCGTGGCGTGCTCGGGATGACCGTTGTACCAGGCGACGACGTCTGTCGCCGCGTGGCTGCCGGGCAGGTCCTCGCCCTCGATCCCGAGTCGGCGCCCCGCCGGCGCGCCGACGCCGTAGACCACGGCGTGGTAGCGACGTGCGAGCTCGTCGGGGTCGAGGTCGCGCCCGATCTCGACCCCGAGGAACATCCGAACGCGGTCGTTGCGCCAGGCGCGC from Nocardioides sp. BP30 encodes:
- a CDS encoding aldehyde dehydrogenase family protein, translating into MDTRTSYDELFIDGRWAPSRSEEATAVVNPATGAAFGRVPRGAVADVEAAVAAARRAFDEGPWPTMSARERSAALLRFADVLESWRDVVEPVIRLESGALPSLIEATHFGIGLARFRYAAEKALTSFDTVTPLQVGPGDVLGASALLHQPIGVVGAITPFNFPLYLNLAKLGPALAMGNTVVLKPSPLTPLEGLVLGAVAAEADLPPGVLNVVTGEGDVGDALVTDPRVDMISFTGSEATGSRVMASASGTLKRVVLELGGKSAMIVREDADVEAAAAAAFGSFTLHAGQGCVLLTRHLVHRAVADQFLAELDRRVRATVVGDPEDPSTTMGPLISAAQREKVLGYIDAGVGDGGTVAARGSDVVSDGFFVPPVVLSDVPATSRSVQEEIFGPVAVVLRFDDDHQAVRLANDSRYGLSSAIFSGNGGAAWRMAQRLRTGGVRINGGGTALDLDAPTTGWKTSGLGTEHGIPGLMEYTLSKTVAFRAGR
- a CDS encoding flavin reductase family protein; the encoded protein is MNTVTTGHAGAGELTPQVLRTAFAAFPSGVTAVAAMVDGRPMGMAASSFTSVSLEPALVSVCVAHTSSTWKLLAAAPRIGVSVLAEHHGETARSLAARGEEKFANVEWSADEAGAIFIHDSALWLRCSIHDAIAVGDHDIVVLEVESLDRFEGVAPMVFHGSGFHGMSRGTKRVPLRNGWGWEFDPFS
- a CDS encoding 4Fe-4S binding protein; protein product: MTHVITQQCCNDAACVPVCPVNCIHPTPDEPDYLTAEMLYIDPEGCIDCGACVVECPVNAIEPDYDLPPESMPFVELNAAYFDEPGRRDYDHVPHPGPVRRQWSAEGSTGPLRVAVVGTGPAASYTVQHLLAQRGLDVRIDVFEKLLTPTGLVRFGVAPDHQSTKQVADTYQRAWRNDRVRMFLGVEIGRDLDPDELARRYHAVVYGVGAPAGRRLGIEGEDLPGSHAATDVVAWYNGHPEHATAVPAIDAERAVVIGNGNVALDIARLLALDAGARGRTDMADHAVDVLSATALREIRVMGRRGADMAAFTVAELIGLRAALGARLVRSEELGPLTAQATAIDSYKRSLVEALPTEAPADAGLVVVLDFCRTPIAVTGTDRVAGLRWARTEIDPTSGVARASTAPGDVAELTCGLVISAIGSRSVRLGSLPFDEARGLVPNTAGRVLDPETGAVRGGLYVTGWAKRGPQGTIGTNRHCATETTDALLDDFLAGELPAPSQPGDIAELLPDTITVAGWTALDAHEKKAGRESGRPRVKVVDTEAQRAVITAALWPERLAGATSGSGVDHS